Proteins from a genomic interval of Zingiber officinale cultivar Zhangliang chromosome 1B, Zo_v1.1, whole genome shotgun sequence:
- the LOC122034348 gene encoding protein SHORT-ROOT-like, with product MQNPPAPFTSALHLALDPDLFSADPIRPWAADLLRNCARAFSERDSANLQRFLWMLNELASPYGDREQRLAYAFLQALFCCATASGDHFYNTSLAVAERAISFASTRRLALKFQEAAPWTTFGHVAANGALLHALDAVPAIHIVDVSDTFCTQWPTLLEALASRADTDAPRVRLTVVASAASAGVMSEIGVRIEKFARLMGVSLEFRAVVAPASPRFADALRPEELDLRDGETVAVNCVSALRRAGTGGSRDAFLRAAAALEPRVVTVVEEEADFAGVGEFAESFEECLRFYGAYFDMLEESFPATSNERLALERESFRSLVGVLACDGRGPDRVDHGERRERGRQWCRRLERCGFQRFGFSDDVVDDLKALLRRYRPGWSLLPAEGEASGMYLTWKEEPVVWSCAWKPK from the coding sequence ATGCAGAATCCGCCAGCTCCTTTCACGTCCGCTCTGCACCTTGCCCTCGACCCTGATCTCTTCTCAGCCGATCCCATCAGGCCCTGGGCTGCCGACCTTCTCCGCAACTGCGCACGCGCCTTCTCCGAGAGAGACTCTGCCAACCTGCAGCGCTTCCTCTGGATGCTCAACGAGCTCGCCTCCCCTTACGGCGACCGCGAGCAGCGCCTCGCCTACGCTTTCCTCCAGGCCCTATTCTGTTGCGCCACCGCCTCCGGCGACCATTTCTACAACACCTCCCTCGCCGTTGCCGAACGCGCCATCTCCTTCGCCTCCACCAGACGCCTCGCTCTCAAATTCCAGGAGGCGGCCCCCTGGACCACCTTCGGCCACGTCGCAGCCAACGGCGCCCTCCTACATGCCCTCGACGCCGTGCCCGCCATCCACATCGTCGACGTCAGCGACACCTTTTGCACCCAGTGGCCTACGCTCCTGGAGGCCCTCGCCTCGCGCGCCGACACCGACGCCCCGCGCGTCCGACTCACCGTCGTCGCCTCCGCCGCCTCCGCCGGCGTCATGTCCGAGATCGGAGTGCGAATCGAGAAGTTCGCGCGGCTGATGGGCGTGTCGCTCGAATTCCGCGCCGTCGTCGCCCCCGCGTCTCCCCGCTTCGCCGATGCTCTCCGCCCCGAGGAGCTCGATCTCCGCGACGGGGAGACCGTCGCTGTGAACTGCGTCAGCGCGCTGCGGCGAGCCGGCACCGGGGGCTCGCGTGACGCGTTCCTAAGGGCGGCGGCGGCGCTGGAGCCGAGGGTCGTGACCGTAGTTGAGGAGGAGGCGGACTTCGCCGGCGTCGGCGAATTCGCGGAGTCCTTCGAAGAGTGTCTGCGCTTCTACGGCGCCTATTTCGACATGCTGGAGGAGAGCTTCCCGGCGACGAGCAACGAGAGACTTGCTCTGGAGAGGGAGAGCTTCCGGAGCCTCGTGGGGGTGCTGGCCTGCGACGGCCGAGGCCCCGACAGGGTGGACCATGGCGAGCGGAGGGAGAGAGGGAGGCAGTGGTGCCGGCGGTTGGAGCGATGCGGCTTCCAGAGGTTCGGCTTCAGCGACGACGTCGTCGACGACTTGAAGGCGTTGCTGAGGAGGTACCGGCCTGGGTGGTCGCTGCTTCCGGCTGAGGGGGAGGCGTCGGGGATGTACCTAACATGGAAGGAGGAACCGGTCGTGTGGTCTTGTGCTTGGAAACCTAAATAA